One part of the Procambarus clarkii isolate CNS0578487 chromosome 41, FALCON_Pclarkii_2.0, whole genome shotgun sequence genome encodes these proteins:
- the LOC138373187 gene encoding uncharacterized protein: MLTYNLPPDTRPHPYPIPQTVAAAATVLLFTSPITNAEEFMPVVLPPVYTAGRPPPTPIKHPSFLPLIPPPPPLPPTPPLPSHQSRPPPIYLSTLEPLFRPDKTDFLTPYTPPTTIGPHGHTHTPTIVTTFKPPVTHQAPITPTPTTAHRPPTSPKPPTAHKPPTAHRPPAAHKPPTAHRPPAAHKPPTAHRPPAAHKPPTAHRPPTAHKPPTAHQPPTAHKPPTAHRPPTAHKPPTAHRPPTANKPPTAHRPPTAHKPPTAHRPPTAHKPPTAHRPPTAHKAPTTHRPPPFQRPPTAHKPPTAQRPPSGYAAADTTPHHNNEQEGKRYSFKYDVKGVASSFSHSESHDGRTATGAFSLRLPGGHHTLTYVAG, encoded by the exons ATGTTGACCTATAATTTGCCTCCTGATACAAGGCCTCACCCATACCCCATTCCTCAGACAGTAGCGGCGGCCGCGACAGTGCTCCTCTTCACTTCCCCCATCACCAACGCAGAAGAATTCATGCCAGTGGTTCTTCCCCCCGTCTATACCGCCGGGcggccaccacctacacccatcaAACACCCGTCATTCCTCCCACTgatcccccctccacctcctcttcctcctacgcCGCCCCTTCCATCACACCAAAGCCGTCCTCCACCCATCTATCTCTCTACGCTGGAGCCCTTATTTCGTCCTGACAAGACAGACTTCCTTACTCCCTACACGCCTCCCACGACCATAGGCCCTCAcggccacactcacacacccacgaTTGTCACTACCTTCAAgcctccagtgacccaccaggctCCAATAACCCCCACGCCAACAACAGCCCACAGACCTCCAACATCTCCCAAGCCTCCAACAGCCCACAAGCCCCCAACAGCCCACCGACCTCCAGCAGCCCACAAGCCCCCAACAGCCCACCGACCTCCAGCAGCCCACAAGCCCCCAACAGCCCACCGACCTCCAGCAGCCCACAAGCCCCCAACAGCCCACCGACCTCCAACAGCCCACAAGCCCCCAACAGCCCACCAACCTCCAACAGCCCACAAGCCCCCAACAGCCCACCGACCTCCAACAGCCCACAAGCCCCCAACAGCCCACCGACCTCCAACAGCCAACAAGCCCCCAACAGCCCACCGACCTCCAACAGCCCACAAGCCCCCAACAGCCCACCGACCTCCAACAGCCCACAAGCCCCCAACAGCCCACCGACCTCCAACAGCCCATAAAGCTCCAACAACCCACCGGCCACCACCATTCCAACGGCCCCCAACAGCCCACAAGCCCCCAACAGCCCAACGGCCACCATCGGGCTACGCAGCGGCCgacaccacacctcaccacaacaaCGAG CAGGAGGGCAAGCGGTACTCCTTCAAGTACGACGTGAAGGGCGTCGCCAGCAGCTTCTCCCATTCGGAGTCGCACGACGGACGCACAGCTACTGGGGCCTTCAGTCTCCGTCTGCCGGGcggccaccacaccctcacctacgTCGCTGGGTGA